The nucleotide sequence TTGACGATGCTAAGCTTCGGCCCGAGCCGGCGCTCGCCGGAGAGATCGCCGGTGAGCTCGACGGTGCGCCGGCGGGCGTCGTCGAGCATGGCCGCGAGCCGCTCGGATGCCACTGGATGGGTGCTCGGCACTTCGATCATCGTGCTTCCCCCAAGGATGCCGTCAAATGCGAATCACGCTGGTCACGCCCGCCGCGCCCCGCTCCCGCGCCGGCAATCGCGCGACAGCCACGCGCTGGGCGGGCCTGCTGCGCGGGCTCGGCCACCGCGTGCGGATCGTCGAGGACTGGCAGCCCGGCGACCCTGCCCCGGAGCTGCTGCTGGCGCTGCACGCCTGGCGCAGCGCGGGGGCCATCGCCCGCTTTGCCGAGGCACAACCGCAACGCCCCCTCGTGGTAGTCCTGACCGGCACCGACATCTATCGGTTCCAGCACAGCCACCCCGCCGAGACCCTGCCGAGCCTGGAGCGCGCCCACGCCCTGATCGGCCTGCATGCGGACGTCGCCCAGGACATCCCGGCGCGCTTCCGGGATCGGCTGCACACCGTGCTGCAGTCCGCCCTGCCGCTGCCGGCAAGCTATCGCGGGCCGGTGCGCGGGCGCTTCGAGGTCTGTGTCATCGGCCACCTGCGCCCGGAGAAGGACTCCCTGCGCGCCGCCTATGCCGCGCGCCGCCTGCCTGCCGGCTCGCGGGTTCGGGTCGTCCAGGCCGGCCGCGCCCACAGCGAGGACTGGGCCGAGGCGGCGCGCTCGGAGATGGCGCTCAACCCCCGCTACCGCTGGCTCGGCGAGATCCCCCACGGCGACGTGCGGCGGCTCCTCGCCCGCAGCCGTGCCATGGTCATGAGCTCCGTCATGGAGGGCGGCGCCAACGCGGTCTCCGAGGCCTGCGTGGCGGGCCTGCCGGTGCTGGCCTCGGAGATCCCGGGCAACACCGGCCTGCTCGGCGCCGACTACCCCGGCTACTACCCGCCGCAGGACACCGCCGCGCTGGCGTCCCTGCTCGAGCGCAGCGAGCGCGACCCGGCCTTCCTCGAGCGCCTGCGCCGCCACTGCGCGGCGCTGGCCCCCCGCTTCACCCCGGCGGCCGAGCAGGTCGCCCTCGCCCGCGTCCTCGCCGCGGTCACGGCCTGAGTCCGACCGGTACGCGGCCGGAATCGGAGACGACCGCAAAGACGCGAAGCACGCAAAGAGGACCGCCAAGGTCGTGAATTCCAGGAAACACGCGGCCTTCGGACCCGCTCCGGGTTCCTGCACGGACAGCCTTTCTCGCCTTTGCGCCATCTTTGCGTCCTTCGCGTCTTTGCGGTTCATTCCGCGCATCGGGGCGTTCGCAGGTGAAGCGGCACCGCGTCAGGCGATGAGGCGGATCGGCTCCAGGGCCTCGCCCTGGGCCTCGACGCGGCCGATGATGGCGGTATGGGGGTAGCCCAGGGCGCGCAGGGCGGCGACGCAGGCGTCGGCGCGTGCGGCCGGGACGCTGGCCAGCAGGCCGCCGGCGGTCTGCGGGTCGAAGACCAGCGGATAGCGCGGGTGCCCGGCCACCTCCTCCTGATTGCGCAGGGCCCGGCGCAGGCGGACGTTGGCCGGCTGCAGGGAGCTCAGGATCCCCGCCGCCACCGTCTCCTCGGCGCCCTCCAGCACCGGCAGCTTCGCCAGATCCAGAGAGGCGTCCACGCCGGAGGGGCGGGTCATCTCCACCAGATGGCCGAGCAGGCCGAAGCCGGTGACGTCCGTGCAGGCCGTCGCCCCGTGCTGGTGCAGGCACTGGGCGGCGCGGCGGTTGGACTGGCACATGGAGGCCAGCGCCGCGTCGATCCAGCGGCCCCTGGCCGCGAGCCGGGCGTGGGCGGCGAACAGCGTCCCGGTGCCTACCGGCTTGGTGAGGATGAGCACATCCCCCGCCTGCATGCCGCCCTTGCGCATGACGTCCTCGGCGGCGTCGTCGATCAGGCCGTTGACGGCGAAGCCCAGCGCGAGCTCGCGACCCTCGCCGGTGTGCCCGCCCACCAGGGCGCAGTCGGCGTCGTTCAGGATCTCCAGCGCGCCGGACATCATCTGGTACACGGTGTCCTCGACCTTGGCCTCCAGCCCCTGGGGCACGGTGGCGATGGCGGTGGCGGACTGGGCCTCGGCGCCCATGGCGAAGATGTCGCCGAGGGCATGGTTCGCCGCCACCTGGCCGAAGACGTAGGGGTCGTCGATGAAGGCCCGGAAGAAGTCCACCGTATGCACCATCGCCTTGCCCGGCGGCACCCGCACCACGGCGGCGTCGTCCGGGGCGTGCAGGCCGATGAGCACGTCCTCGCGGTCCACCGGCTGCAGCGCGCCCAGCGCCCGCGAGAGGGTCGAGGCGCCCACCTTGGCGCCACAACCCCCGCAGCGCATGGCCACGGCGGAGATGGCCTGGCGCGCCTCCTCCCCCTCCAGGGCCACCTCCGACTTCGGCGCCTTGCCCTCCTCGTCCATGGCGGGCAGATCGCGGAAGCGGGCCATGAAGCGACGGTCGATCCAGTCTTTCCAGCGCCAGACCCAGTCGCCCTCGGCGTGGAAGGCGCCGCGGGAGGCGATGGCGTGGCGGTCGCCGGTGCTGATCAGCGCCAGCCAGCGGCGCTGCGGCCGGTAGGGCCGCAGCGGCCGGCCCTGCACGGCACGGCGCAGGTTGCGGGCCAGCGGCGGGCCCTGACGCACGGCGAACACGCCGGCCTTCTCACGCGGATGGTGGTCCATGCTGGCGATGTCGCCGGCGGCGAAGACGTTCGGGTCGGTGACCGTCTGCAGGGTGTCGCTGACGCGAATGAAGCCCTGCCCGTCCAGCGCGAGGCCGGTGTCCCGCAGCCAGGGCGCGCCACCGGCCCGGGTCACCCAGACCACCTCGTCGGCGGCGAAGTGCTCGCCGCTGGCGGTCACCAGGCCGCCCTCGTCCACCCGCGTCACCTCGCTGCCGGTGTGCAGGCGTACGCCGCGGGCGGCGAGCGTCCGTCGGAAGCGCTCGCGCACCGGCGGCGCGTGGGTGGGCAGCACCTCCGCGCTGCGGGTGAAGAGATGGAACTCCAGCTCCGCCGGATCCCGGCCCTGGGCCTCGAGCTCGTGGCGCAGTCGGTACTGCATGGCGAGCACCAGCTCGACGCCGCCGGCGCCACCGCCCACGACCGCGATGGTGGTGCGCCCGGGATGCCGCTGCACCCGGGTGAGCAGGGCGAGCCAGCGGTCATTGAACCGGTGGATGGGCTTCACGGGTACGGCGTGGTCACTGGCGCCGTCCACCTCGCCGAGCTGGGGCGTGGAGCCGATGTTGATGGATAGCCGGTCGTAGGGCACCGGCGGGCGATCGCGGCAGATCACCCGACGCGCCTCGCGGTCCAGGCCCACCGCCTCCGCGCGATAGAAGCGCGCGCCGGCGAACTCCGCCAGTCGGCTCAGATCGATGTGGACTTCGTCGTAGGCGTAGTGCCCGGCGATGTAGCCGGGCAGCATGCCGGAGTAGGGCGTGTGGGTGTCGCGGCAGATCAGGGTCAGGCGCACCCCGGGCACCGGCTTCATGCCGAAGCGCCGCAGCACGCCGACGTGGCTGTGGCCCCCGCCCACCAGGACGATGTCCCGGAGGACGGGCTGCTCGGATGACTGCATTGCGGGGCTCCCAGTCCGGTTGGGTTTCCGGCCTCAGGCCGCCAGACCGCTTGCGCGCAGCAGTGGCTCGATGCTGGGTTCGCGGCCGCGGAAGGCGACGAAGAGGCTCATGGCATCCTCGGACCCGCCCTTTTCGAGAATGTTCTCGAGGAAGGCGCGCCCGGTCTCCGCGTTGAATATCCCCTCTTCCTCGAACCGCGAGTACGCGTCCGCGGAGAGTACCTCCGCCCACTTGTAGCTGTAGTACCCCGCCGCATAGCCGCCGGCGAAGATGTGCGCAAAGCTGTTGGGGAAGCGGTTGAAGGCCGGCGGCCGCACCACCGCCACCTGCTCGCGCACCGCCTCCAGCAGCTC is from Spiribacter halobius and encodes:
- the senB gene encoding selenoneine biosynthesis selenosugar synthase SenB, producing MRITLVTPAAPRSRAGNRATATRWAGLLRGLGHRVRIVEDWQPGDPAPELLLALHAWRSAGAIARFAEAQPQRPLVVVLTGTDIYRFQHSHPAETLPSLERAHALIGLHADVAQDIPARFRDRLHTVLQSALPLPASYRGPVRGRFEVCVIGHLRPEKDSLRAAYAARRLPAGSRVRVVQAGRAHSEDWAEAARSEMALNPRYRWLGEIPHGDVRRLLARSRAMVMSSVMEGGANAVSEACVAGLPVLASEIPGNTGLLGADYPGYYPPQDTAALASLLERSERDPAFLERLRRHCAALAPRFTPAAEQVALARVLAAVTA
- the selD gene encoding selenide, water dikinase SelD translates to MQSSEQPVLRDIVLVGGGHSHVGVLRRFGMKPVPGVRLTLICRDTHTPYSGMLPGYIAGHYAYDEVHIDLSRLAEFAGARFYRAEAVGLDREARRVICRDRPPVPYDRLSINIGSTPQLGEVDGASDHAVPVKPIHRFNDRWLALLTRVQRHPGRTTIAVVGGGAGGVELVLAMQYRLRHELEAQGRDPAELEFHLFTRSAEVLPTHAPPVRERFRRTLAARGVRLHTGSEVTRVDEGGLVTASGEHFAADEVVWVTRAGGAPWLRDTGLALDGQGFIRVSDTLQTVTDPNVFAAGDIASMDHHPREKAGVFAVRQGPPLARNLRRAVQGRPLRPYRPQRRWLALISTGDRHAIASRGAFHAEGDWVWRWKDWIDRRFMARFRDLPAMDEEGKAPKSEVALEGEEARQAISAVAMRCGGCGAKVGASTLSRALGALQPVDREDVLIGLHAPDDAAVVRVPPGKAMVHTVDFFRAFIDDPYVFGQVAANHALGDIFAMGAEAQSATAIATVPQGLEAKVEDTVYQMMSGALEILNDADCALVGGHTGEGRELALGFAVNGLIDDAAEDVMRKGGMQAGDVLILTKPVGTGTLFAAHARLAARGRWIDAALASMCQSNRRAAQCLHQHGATACTDVTGFGLLGHLVEMTRPSGVDASLDLAKLPVLEGAEETVAAGILSSLQPANVRLRRALRNQEEVAGHPRYPLVFDPQTAGGLLASVPAARADACVAALRALGYPHTAIIGRVEAQGEALEPIRLIA